The DNA region CGATCTTTACCACTTCCACATTTTCAGGCACATCTTCCCGTGTGGTGGATGAATGATTGTCCACTACAACAACTTCATTGTCTTCATGGAATCGATCAACAAGGTAGCTTCCGACCTGTCCCAGGCCTCCTGTTATGAGGATCCTTTGCATAATATGTACAACGGGTGCTTCATTTATAATTATTTGGGATGTGTGGTCTCTTATGGTGTATAATCATGATAAAAATGAGTACATTAAAAATTCATTCGCAATGTCCATATGCTATTATTTTATTATTATATATTATAAAAGATGCTTCAATTTCGCGATAAAATCTGTGTTTCTTAAAAAAAAGGTTGTGGTGGTACGACTTTGGTGGCATGGGAGGAGCAGAATGTGCGAACGGTGGGACTATGGGGGTGTTCCACCTATCCCCTATTCTTTGTTTCATGTTGTTTCATCTATTTTCTTCATTTTATTAAAATCGGTTAGATGTCATAATTATCATAATAGTCACATACAAAAAACATTCGACACGCTAATATACTATTGCTATGTAGTGGGGGCTAGCGTACGATCAATGCTATTGCGTTGTACAGTGGTATTATCGTACGAGAAAAACGTTCTTTGTTTCGTCATTTATATGACCGAATCGGGGGACATATCCAGTCCCCCTTCATCCCCTCTATTTTTGAGAACTTTGACTCAGGTCATTAGTTTATGAATTATAAAAGAAAAAAGTGAAAAGAGCTTCAGATCTTTTCTGCCGGTGGTGCTGTATTGAGCTTAACGTATTTGACACCTTTAAGCGCCATGAGCCTCTCATCCATATCCTTTACATGCTCCCCTTCCCCATCAAATATTATTACTTCAAGGCAATTGTCATGGTCAAGGTGGATGTGTACGGAGGATTTTATAAGTTCTGAATAATCGTGCTGGATATCTGCAATAGCATTGGAAAGTCCTCTTTTTGTATGGTCATATATCACTGTGATGGTGCCAACACGGCGTCCCCTTATGTCGCTCATCCATTCGTACTGGTTTATGTAGTTCCGAATGGCATCTCTGATCCCCTCGGAGCGGGATGAATATCCTCTGCGTTCAATGATCGAGTCAAATTTGGTCAGAAGGTTGTCTGGAAGTGACACCCCTATTCTCATAAGTTCCTGTTCCATTTTTTCACCTAATCGCGTAATTGGCATAAAAGGTAATAACATTATGTATCATTTTTCTTATGTTTGTTGCGTTTCTGTCCTAAAAATTACACATGGCACACGTATTTATATTCAGCATTCCTATATAGTAGTTAAAATCCGGAGATGAATTTCATGAAAACGGAAGAACTTTACTCAGGCAAAGCTAAGACCATCTACAAGACTGACAACCCCTCTGAGCTTATTTCAGAGTTCAGAGACAGTCTCACCGCTTTTGACGGAAAGAAGAAGAGCGAGGCAGCAAAGAAAGGCTATTACAACGCCCAGATCTCAAGGAAGATCTTCGAGATGCTTGAGGAAGAAGGTATCAAGACTCACTATCTTGGCATGGTATCCGACACAGAGATGCTCGTGAAGAAAGTGGAGATCGTTCTCATAGAAGTAATTCCAAGGAACATTGCAGCAGGTTCTATCACACGCAAGTATCCAATAGAAGAGGGTACTGTTTTCAAGGAACCGGTGCTGGTATTTGATTACAAGAGTGACGAGTATGCCGATCCGATGATCAACGATGATATTGCTGTCGCAATGGGCATTGCAACCCGCGAAGAGATCGACTACATACGCAGTATGGCATTCAAGATCAACGACATCCTTAAGAGTTACTTCGAAAGCAAAGGTTTCCTGCTTCCTGACTTCAAACTGGAGTTCGGAAGGGTGGATGGAGAGATCGTACTTGCAGACGAGATCTCATGTGACACCTGCAGGTTCTGGGATGTCGAGACCGGAGCGTCCATGGATAAGGATATATTCAGGTTTGACAAGGGTGACCTTTCAAAAGCATATGAAGAGGTTGCACGTCGCCTTGTCCCTGAGATCTTCTGAGGGGTAAATGGTAAAATATGATGTCATCGTGGTCGGAGCCGGCGCAAGCGGGCTGCTGACCGCACTTACATTATCCAAGCATGGCAAGAAAGTGCTCGTGCTTGAAAAGATGCATGATGTGGGGGGAAACTGCAACAGCTATACGGTAGATGGTTATCAGGTGGACACCGGTCCTCATGCTATCACTCATCTTGTAGAGGGGCCGCTCAGGCGCCTGATGGATAATTATTTTGATTACCAGCCGGTCTTTGAGAACTATGGTCACTATTATGTGAGGACAGAGGACCGTTTCCTTAAGGTTCCATCCACTATCCGTGACTTCGTGACCTTTGATGTGTTCCCAAGGCTTGATCGCCTTGCTATCACTCAGTCCATCACAAAGGCCCTTACTCTTTCCTCGTTCGGTGTCGATCTCTCAAGACAGTCTGTTTCTGACTCCCTTCCGGCAAATCTCTCAAAGGAGACCTATGAGTTTGCAGATGCGATCTCCTATTTCCTTTCAGGTCGCTCCATGAGTGAGACCTCTGCTCAGAGAGTACTTGCAGGCAGCAGTTTTGTCAGGGATAGTGTAACACAGGAGCAATTCGAGGAATTCATAAAAGAAGAGAAAGTACCACGCCCGGAGTCAATTCTCCAGTCCGTCCTGCCTTCGAATTTGCACACATCCCTTCATTCAAGGATCAACAATGTTTCCAGTCTTGGGAGGCTTGCGACCAACAAGGTCCATGTATCCCAGGGCTATCCTCGTAAAGGGCTAAAGGCACTGCTTAATGCGATCCTTTATTCGCTTCCTTCATCTGTGGAGATCAAGACGGGGTGCAAGGTGGAGCGCATACTTACAAAGGAAGGGAAAGCATATGGTGTTGAAGCGGATACGATCTATGAGAGCGATCTTGTGATATACACAGGCTTTGCATCATCTTTACCATCCCTTATGGAGGATCTGCCTTCATCATATCTGGAACTTCTGGATGGCATCGTTCATAGCAAAAGCCTTACTGTATGGCTGGGTCTTGACAGGGTCATGGATGAGTTCAATTACATGGGCTCAGAGATCTGGTTCAAGGACACCCCGTATTGGGCCATGCCAATCAGTAATTATGATGCATCTCTTGCTCCAAAGGACAAACAACTTGTTGGTTTTGCTTTCTTCCTTGATGAGAAAGAGGACATAAAAAAAGGAATAAAAAATGCTTATGAGACCATCTACAGTGCGATCCCTTCTATACAGGACCGCGTGGAAATGAACCACGATCAGTTACTTGTGCCCGAAAAGGCAGCAGTGACAATTGATGGTAAATTTGCTGATATCCGCTCCCCTGTTAAGAACCTGTACATTGCAGGAACGGATACTGACAAGCGCAGCATGGGTGTTACCCGAGCTGCTTATTCTGTCATTGAATTATTGAAAGTACTGAACGAGGACGGTAATCTTCACTGATTACCGTCTGAGTATCATTGTCCTTAGCCTGTCGGCTGCATGCTCTGCCTTGTCTGCGATATCTGCAATAGTACGCACAAGTTCTACAAGGTGGAACACTCCCACAGCACCCAGCTCTTCTTCATGTGAGTATATCTCTTTGAGGAGATCTTTCTCGATGAGGTCTACTCTGTGCTCCATTTCTTCAATAGTAGGTACCAGTAT from Methanococcoides methylutens includes:
- a CDS encoding protoporphyrinogen/coproporphyrinogen oxidase, with product MVKYDVIVVGAGASGLLTALTLSKHGKKVLVLEKMHDVGGNCNSYTVDGYQVDTGPHAITHLVEGPLRRLMDNYFDYQPVFENYGHYYVRTEDRFLKVPSTIRDFVTFDVFPRLDRLAITQSITKALTLSSFGVDLSRQSVSDSLPANLSKETYEFADAISYFLSGRSMSETSAQRVLAGSSFVRDSVTQEQFEEFIKEEKVPRPESILQSVLPSNLHTSLHSRINNVSSLGRLATNKVHVSQGYPRKGLKALLNAILYSLPSSVEIKTGCKVERILTKEGKAYGVEADTIYESDLVIYTGFASSLPSLMEDLPSSYLELLDGIVHSKSLTVWLGLDRVMDEFNYMGSEIWFKDTPYWAMPISNYDASLAPKDKQLVGFAFFLDEKEDIKKGIKNAYETIYSAIPSIQDRVEMNHDQLLVPEKAAVTIDGKFADIRSPVKNLYIAGTDTDKRSMGVTRAAYSVIELLKVLNEDGNLH
- the nikR gene encoding nickel-responsive transcriptional regulator NikR, which codes for MEQELMRIGVSLPDNLLTKFDSIIERRGYSSRSEGIRDAIRNYINQYEWMSDIRGRRVGTITVIYDHTKRGLSNAIADIQHDYSELIKSSVHIHLDHDNCLEVIIFDGEGEHVKDMDERLMALKGVKYVKLNTAPPAEKI
- the purC gene encoding phosphoribosylaminoimidazolesuccinocarboxamide synthase, which encodes MKTEELYSGKAKTIYKTDNPSELISEFRDSLTAFDGKKKSEAAKKGYYNAQISRKIFEMLEEEGIKTHYLGMVSDTEMLVKKVEIVLIEVIPRNIAAGSITRKYPIEEGTVFKEPVLVFDYKSDEYADPMINDDIAVAMGIATREEIDYIRSMAFKINDILKSYFESKGFLLPDFKLEFGRVDGEIVLADEISCDTCRFWDVETGASMDKDIFRFDKGDLSKAYEEVARRLVPEIF